The DNA segment GCTGGTGATTTCATCCGACGAGATCGAATTTCTTTTCCAACAACTGACCCGCGCGACGCAGATCGTGCTCAACGCCTCGCCCAGCCCCACCGGGGCCTAATTGACTGAGACTATGACGACACTCGACCAACTGAAGGAAATCTACAACCTGCCCCTGACGACGCTGATCCTGCGAGCCCAGGAGGTGCACCACCGCCATCAGGACCCGGCGGGCGTGCAGCTGTGCACGCTCAAGTCGATCAAAACCGGCAAGTGCTCCGAGGACTGCAAGTACTGCCCGCAGTCTGCGCACAATGACACCGGGCTGGAGCCGGAAAAGCTGCTCGATACCGAGCGGGTTATGTTCGACGCCCGCCGGGCCAAGGCCGACGGGGCCACGCGCTTCTGCATGGGCGCGGCCTGGCGCAAGGTTTACACCAACAGCCAGTTCGAGAACATCCTCGAAACCGTCTCTTCGGTCAAGGCGCTCGACCTGGAGGTCTGCTGCACGTTGGGCATGCTCGATGTCAATCAGGCCCGCGCCCTCAAGGACGCCGGTTGCGACGTTTATAACCACAACATCGACAGCTCGCGCGAATTTTACAGCAAAATCATCACCACCCGCACCTACGACGACCGCCTCAACACGATCAAGAACGTGCGCGAGGCCGGGATGGAAGTCTGCTGCGGCGGCATCCTCGGGATGGGAGAAAGCGTCGATGACCGGCTGAAAATGCTCCTTGAGCTGGCCAACATGGACCCGCAGCCCGACTCCGTGCCGATCAACGCCCTGGTCGCCGTCAAGGGCACGCCGCTGGAGGATCAGCCCTTTGTGGACAGCATCGAGTTCGTGCGCACCATTGCCACGGCCCGCATCGCCATGCCGTACTCCATCGTCCGCCTCTCGGCCGGACGCAGCCAGATGTCCGAGGAAATGCACGCCCTGTGCTACCTCGCCGGGGCCAACAGCATCTTCTTGGGCGACCGCCTGCTGACCACGGAAAACCCGCGCCAGCACGAGGACCGCAAACTGCTGGACAAGCTCGGCCTGCACGACATGCACCCGGATAAGGCCCGCGAGATCCACGCTCGCAGCAAGGCCCAGTCCGAGAGCTGCGGCTGCGAATCCGCCTCTGCGGAATCCGCTGTCGTCGTCGAGGCCGGGAAAGCCGCCGAGCCCGTCCTTTCCTGACGCATCGCCATGCCCGTCTTCGTCATTACCGGCAACGACACCGGCGTGGGCAAGACCCGCGTCACTGCCGCGCTGGCGCGTGAACTCTCGCGCCTGGGCGGAGCCGTGCAGATCGTCAAGCCGGTCGAAACGGGCATTCTGCCCGGCGGCCACGGGGACGCCGAGACGGCCCTGCGTCACGCCTCCGGCAAGGCCGAGGCGCACACGCTGTTCCGTTTCGCCGAGCCGATGTCGCCGCCCGACGCGGCGAAGCGCGAGGGCTTTACCCTCACGTTGGAGTCGATGCTGGAGCGCTACCGCCGCCTTCCTCCCGCCGCCTGGCGGCTGGTCGAGGGCGCGGGCGGGATCGCCTCGCCGCTCGACACCGAGGGGCGCGATGTGTGCGACTTTGCCGCCGCTATCGGGGCGGACGCGCTCATCCTCGTGGTGGAGCACCGGCTGGGAGCGATTTGCCAGGCCCGTCTGGCGCACGCCTACGCGGCGCGGGCGGGCGTCCCGGTCTGGCTCTGGCTGAACCAGATCCGGCCCGAGTCGGAAGCGGTTCTCCTGTCCAACCGCGAGGCTCTGACCGGTTACAACCTGCCCCTGTGCGCCGTGCTTGGTCCCGACGCGCAGGAGCCCGACTGGCTGGAGCGGCCATGGCAAGCGACGCCTTCCCGGTGAGTTCTCCCGCTGCCTTGTCTGCGCGTCTCGCGAAGGAGCTAAACCAGCGCCGGGTCGAGGGGCTGGAGCGCGTCCTGCGTGTGCGCCGGGCGGAGGAATCCTTGCTCGACCTGGCCAACAACGACTACCTGCGCCTCTCCCGGCACCCGGAGGTGAAGGCTGCCGCGCTCGCGGCGACCGAACGCTGGGGTTGCTCCTCGGCGGCCTCGCCACTTATCACCGGCTACACCGAGGCACACGAGGGTTTGCTGGCGAAGTTACTGGCGTGGTGCGGCTTCCCGTGCGGGCTGGTCTGGAACACCGGTTTCGCCGCCAATTCGGCCGTCCTCAGCGGCCTGCCGAGACGGGGCGATCTCGTGCTGGCCGACCGGCTGATTCACAACAGCATGGTCAACGGTCTGCTCGCCTCCGGGGCGCGGCTGCAACGCTACCGCCACCTTGATCTCGACCACCTGAGTGAGCTGTTGGAGAAAGCAGCCGGCCAGT comes from the Ruficoccus amylovorans genome and includes:
- the bioD gene encoding dethiobiotin synthase — encoded protein: MPVFVITGNDTGVGKTRVTAALARELSRLGGAVQIVKPVETGILPGGHGDAETALRHASGKAEAHTLFRFAEPMSPPDAAKREGFTLTLESMLERYRRLPPAAWRLVEGAGGIASPLDTEGRDVCDFAAAIGADALILVVEHRLGAICQARLAHAYAARAGVPVWLWLNQIRPESEAVLLSNREALTGYNLPLCAVLGPDAQEPDWLERPWQATPSR
- the bioB gene encoding biotin synthase BioB, which translates into the protein MTTLDQLKEIYNLPLTTLILRAQEVHHRHQDPAGVQLCTLKSIKTGKCSEDCKYCPQSAHNDTGLEPEKLLDTERVMFDARRAKADGATRFCMGAAWRKVYTNSQFENILETVSSVKALDLEVCCTLGMLDVNQARALKDAGCDVYNHNIDSSREFYSKIITTRTYDDRLNTIKNVREAGMEVCCGGILGMGESVDDRLKMLLELANMDPQPDSVPINALVAVKGTPLEDQPFVDSIEFVRTIATARIAMPYSIVRLSAGRSQMSEEMHALCYLAGANSIFLGDRLLTTENPRQHEDRKLLDKLGLHDMHPDKAREIHARSKAQSESCGCESASAESAVVVEAGKAAEPVLS